The proteins below are encoded in one region of Rhododendron vialii isolate Sample 1 chromosome 7a, ASM3025357v1:
- the LOC131334411 gene encoding mitochondrial adenine nucleotide transporter ADNT1-like codes for MASEDVVGKTSETAVSTIVNLAEEAKIASEGVKAPTHAALLSICKSLVAGGVAGGVSRTAVAPLERLKILLQVQNPHSIKYSGTVQGLKYIWRTEGFRGLFKGNGTNCARIVPNSAVKFFSYEEASKGILWFYRQQTGNEDAELTPLLRLGAGACAGIIAMSATYPMDMVRGRLTVQTATSPRQYKGIAHALSTVFREEGPRALYKGWLPSVIGVIPYVGLNFAVYESLKDWLIKSRPFGLAQDADLSVTTKLACGAAAGTVGQTVAYPLDVIRRRMQMVGWKDAASVVTGDGKSKAPLEYSGMVDAFRQTVRHEGFGALYKGLVPNSVKVVPSIAIAFVTYEVVKDILGVEIRISD; via the exons ATGGCCTCCGAGGATGTGGTAGGGAAGACGAGCGAGACGGCGGTGTCGACGATCGTCAATCTGGCGGAGGAAGCCAAGATTGCCAGTGAAGGAGTCAAGGCTCCCACTCACGCCGCTCTCTTGAGCATCTGCAAGTCCCTCGTCGCCGGCGGCGTGGCAGGAGGAGT GTCACGTACTGCTGTTGCTCCATTAGAACGGTTAAAGATTCTGCTCCAG GTTCAAAATCCCCATAGTATAAAGTACAGTGGAACAGTTCAAGGCTTGAAATATATATGGCGAACTGAAGGTTTCCGAGGATTATTTAAAGGCAATGGCACTAATTGTGCTCGCATTGTCCCAAACTCAGCAGTAAAGTTCTTTAGCTACGAGGAAGCGTCTAA GGGAATTCTATGGTTTTATCGACAGCAAACTGGAAATG AGGATGCTGAGCTCACCCCTCTCTTACGCCTTGGAGCTGGAGCATGTGCTGGTATCATTGCCATGTCAGCGACTTACCCAATGGACATGGTACGAGGGCGTCTCACTGTCCAG ACTGCGACGTCTCCTCGCCAATACAAAGGAATTGCCCATGCTCTTTCAACAGTTTTTCGTGAAGAAGGCCCCCGGGCTTTATACAAAGGATGGCTTCCTTCTGTTATAGGAGTT ATTCCATACGTGGGTCTGAACTTTGCAGTATATGAGTCTCTAAAGGACTGGTTGATCAAATCTAGACCATTTGGACTGGCTCAAGATGCTGACTTGAGTGTTACAACAAAGCTTGCATGTGGAGCCGCGGCTGGAACTGTTGGCCAGACAGTTGCCTATCCTCTTGATGTAATCCGTCGAAGGATGCAGATGGTGGGCTGGAAAGATGCTGCTTCAGTTGTTACCGGTGATGGGAAGAGCAAAGCACCACTCGAGTATTCTGGCATGGTTGATGCATTCAGACAAACAGTTCGGCATGAGGGTTTTGGAGCCTTGTACAAGGGTTTGGTCCCCAATTCAGTGAAG GTGGTCCCGTCAATAGCAATTGCATTTGTTACATACGAGGTGGTAAAGGACATTCTTGGAGTCGAGATAAGGATATCTGACTAA